From Gimesia panareensis, the proteins below share one genomic window:
- a CDS encoding HAD-IIB family hydrolase, with amino-acid sequence MSDFTPGHPAVSPPLIVMTDLDGTLLDHNTYSYAPAIPVMDRLRTSGIPLILNTSKTAAELLALRKSLNNTDPYVVENGSALYLPSGFLSSQPAQNSGDQVHVLGAVRSEILSLIQKFRAEEKFLFTGFADMEVAEVIAYTGLSETEAKLAMTREFSEPLIWQDSAHQLRKFEALIANHGLRLLRGGRFVHVIGACDKGKCLQWFRNWFADSDLPVPRFVALGDSQNDVAMLNAADIAVIVRSSHHEPPDLEKQSAVIITEETGPQGWTDALTRILDDERI; translated from the coding sequence ATGTCTGATTTCACCCCCGGTCATCCCGCTGTCTCTCCCCCGTTGATTGTGATGACCGATCTGGACGGCACCCTGCTGGACCACAACACCTATTCTTATGCTCCTGCGATCCCCGTCATGGATCGCCTGCGAACATCCGGAATTCCACTGATCTTGAATACCAGTAAGACGGCGGCAGAGCTGTTGGCCCTGCGCAAGTCGCTCAATAATACCGATCCTTATGTTGTGGAAAATGGCTCTGCGCTCTATCTGCCGAGTGGCTTTCTCTCTTCGCAGCCTGCCCAAAATTCAGGAGATCAGGTGCATGTTTTAGGGGCAGTCCGCTCAGAAATCCTGTCTCTGATTCAAAAATTCCGCGCGGAGGAAAAATTCCTGTTTACCGGATTTGCAGATATGGAAGTCGCTGAAGTCATTGCATATACGGGGTTATCGGAAACCGAAGCCAAGCTCGCGATGACCCGGGAATTCTCCGAACCCCTGATTTGGCAGGACTCGGCACATCAATTGCGTAAGTTTGAAGCACTGATTGCCAATCATGGTCTGCGGCTGCTGCGTGGCGGCCGGTTTGTGCATGTGATTGGTGCGTGTGACAAAGGTAAATGTCTGCAATGGTTTCGCAACTGGTTCGCAGATTCCGACCTGCCCGTGCCCCGTTTTGTGGCGCTGGGCGACAGTCAGAATGATGTGGCCATGTTAAACGCAGCAGACATCGCAGTCATTGTGCGCTCTTCCCATCATGAACCTCCTGATCTTGAAAAGCAGTCTGCGGTCATAATCACAGAGGAAACCGGTCCGCAAGGCTGGACCGATGCATTGACCCGAATACTGGATGACGAACGAATCTGA
- a CDS encoding LamG-like jellyroll fold domain-containing protein yields MLKSFIAFGLGLVILSSAFTARAAEPVKSDLQEPWQSQYTKENATGKHVLGLWTFDGKTPGADLSEYKQDATFDGAVIEPQGRFGAAMRSFPGFPVIDKRHWALVKDAPHLSPRGAFTLEMWIKPEKDIEKAVSAFLLDKKYVSDTDYQLLFTRAGRTGSRTLKAMLGFGNTSETWFSDPLQLEPETWYHVAFLYNGAGRGRFLINGIPWGEKTVSNVGAIAAGSRFLTIGDRNGSNYGGFPGLIDQVRISEGELEFRPVRFERISQRSCFVRMEPNRTLDFEVTNLQRTPLPEATVTWSLNGLVQGTSTLKNLAPGEPHTVSFPLNTALRPDKYELKAVLNTGEKSGTTAEASFPIQIVARPLPDRFPVVMWGANINEIDRLKEIGFTHATGFRANYSKIWKAGKPTLADEEEQVQVMREGLDRGLANGISFYAGLSPGAWLRSQETLQRVDRDGSHHASREDICPLFPQIKEFCYNVGVSVAQTYGDYPAFDSALLHTEVRGHSRPCFHEHDREAFRKFAGIDIPAEAGPPRGVDYKKLKDFPSDRIIKDDHPLYVYYKWHWKTGDGWNDLNSDLERGLNSTDKQIWTWYDPAMRVASVFGSGGNVDYLSHWTYTYPDPIRINVVLDELFAMARGSRKHQDVMKMTQIIWYRSQTAPQAKKSDKDTPPLASWEREQPDAPFITIAPMQLREAFWAKISRPIKGIMYHGWQSLVPTESTSGYRYTNPQTQYELTRLIHDVVQPLGPALKQMPGSRNDIAYYESFAAQVFARRGTYGWNGYWLGDAHQMLQWAGLQTDVIFDESIQQNGLDQYKVLFMMDCDVVTESILKAIQAFQKRGGIVVADEHVAPGVKPDLVIVSYRRTGKADQDKQELQEKALQLRQALAGKYERYLDSSNPDVIPYCRRGSQADYLFVVNDRREFGDYVGQHGRVMENGVPAATTLSLNRSAGYLYDLVRHQPVSTKQAGAKQTAVIQLAPGSGGIYLSSDQPISGVTVQAPEKLKRGESGTISLKVIDPQGQPVSAVIPVEVSIEDAEGRVAEFSGYRALVDGKQDFQIQIAPNDKAGVWCIRVKELASGKSTSAFFRVSDDNSAVKPHGRNIKGFNPEQPAG; encoded by the coding sequence ATGTTGAAATCATTTATTGCATTCGGGCTCGGACTGGTCATTCTCAGTTCTGCTTTCACAGCACGTGCAGCAGAACCAGTGAAAAGCGACCTGCAGGAGCCGTGGCAGTCTCAGTACACAAAAGAGAATGCAACCGGCAAGCATGTGCTGGGATTATGGACCTTTGATGGCAAAACACCGGGCGCGGATCTTTCGGAGTACAAGCAGGACGCAACGTTCGATGGAGCCGTGATCGAACCACAGGGACGTTTCGGGGCCGCCATGCGTTCCTTTCCCGGTTTTCCGGTGATCGACAAACGGCACTGGGCGCTGGTGAAAGATGCGCCGCATCTCTCGCCCCGCGGTGCGTTCACCCTGGAGATGTGGATCAAGCCGGAGAAAGATATCGAGAAAGCGGTATCGGCTTTTCTGCTGGATAAAAAATATGTGAGCGACACGGATTACCAGTTGCTGTTTACCCGAGCGGGCCGGACTGGCTCGCGGACGTTGAAGGCAATGCTGGGGTTTGGCAATACGTCTGAGACCTGGTTTTCAGATCCGCTGCAACTGGAGCCCGAGACCTGGTATCACGTGGCCTTTCTGTATAACGGCGCGGGGCGTGGGCGCTTTCTGATTAACGGCATCCCCTGGGGAGAGAAGACGGTCAGTAATGTGGGGGCGATTGCAGCCGGCTCCCGATTTCTGACGATCGGAGACCGCAACGGAAGCAATTATGGCGGCTTTCCCGGTCTGATCGATCAGGTGCGGATCAGTGAGGGAGAACTGGAATTTCGCCCCGTACGTTTTGAACGGATCTCACAACGGTCCTGTTTTGTACGCATGGAGCCGAATCGGACACTCGATTTCGAAGTCACCAATCTGCAGCGTACGCCGTTACCAGAAGCGACGGTCACCTGGTCTCTCAACGGACTGGTGCAGGGGACCTCGACGTTGAAAAACCTGGCGCCGGGTGAGCCGCACACGGTTTCTTTCCCTTTGAATACGGCTCTACGTCCCGACAAATATGAATTGAAAGCAGTACTGAATACCGGGGAGAAGTCAGGCACGACCGCCGAAGCATCCTTTCCGATTCAGATTGTGGCGCGACCTTTGCCGGATCGGTTTCCTGTGGTGATGTGGGGGGCCAACATCAACGAGATTGATCGGCTGAAAGAGATCGGTTTTACGCACGCGACGGGCTTCCGGGCGAACTATTCCAAGATCTGGAAAGCGGGCAAGCCGACCCTGGCCGATGAAGAAGAACAGGTGCAGGTCATGCGGGAAGGACTGGATCGGGGACTGGCGAATGGAATTTCATTTTATGCCGGTCTCTCACCGGGAGCCTGGTTGCGGAGCCAGGAAACGTTACAGCGTGTGGACCGGGATGGTTCGCATCATGCAAGTCGTGAGGATATCTGCCCACTGTTTCCGCAGATCAAAGAGTTCTGCTATAACGTGGGCGTATCGGTGGCCCAGACCTATGGTGACTATCCGGCTTTTGATTCAGCGCTGCTGCATACCGAAGTCCGCGGTCATTCGCGTCCCTGCTTTCACGAACATGACCGGGAAGCGTTCCGCAAGTTTGCCGGCATTGACATTCCCGCTGAAGCGGGGCCGCCGCGGGGCGTGGACTACAAAAAACTGAAGGACTTCCCCTCTGACAGAATCATCAAAGACGACCATCCGTTGTACGTCTATTACAAATGGCACTGGAAGACGGGCGACGGCTGGAATGATCTGAACAGTGATCTGGAGCGGGGATTGAATTCGACCGACAAGCAGATCTGGACGTGGTACGATCCGGCCATGCGGGTGGCGAGTGTATTTGGTTCAGGGGGCAACGTCGATTATCTTTCCCACTGGACCTATACGTATCCGGATCCGATCCGAATCAATGTGGTATTGGATGAACTGTTCGCCATGGCCCGCGGTTCCCGCAAACACCAGGATGTGATGAAGATGACGCAGATCATCTGGTATCGTTCGCAGACCGCACCGCAGGCGAAGAAGTCTGACAAGGATACACCTCCCCTGGCGAGTTGGGAACGCGAGCAGCCGGATGCCCCGTTTATTACGATTGCCCCCATGCAGTTACGGGAGGCTTTCTGGGCCAAGATATCCCGTCCGATCAAAGGGATCATGTATCATGGCTGGCAGTCTCTGGTGCCGACCGAGTCGACGAGCGGGTACCGCTATACCAATCCCCAGACGCAGTACGAACTGACGCGATTGATTCATGACGTGGTGCAGCCTTTGGGACCGGCGCTGAAGCAGATGCCTGGTTCCCGGAATGACATTGCTTACTACGAGAGCTTTGCAGCGCAGGTCTTCGCCCGGCGGGGAACTTATGGCTGGAATGGTTACTGGCTGGGAGATGCCCACCAGATGCTGCAGTGGGCGGGTCTGCAGACGGACGTCATCTTTGACGAATCGATTCAGCAGAACGGGCTGGATCAATACAAGGTTCTGTTCATGATGGACTGCGATGTGGTGACCGAATCGATTTTGAAAGCGATCCAGGCGTTTCAGAAACGGGGAGGCATCGTGGTTGCCGATGAGCATGTGGCGCCGGGAGTCAAGCCGGATCTGGTGATTGTTTCTTACAGGCGGACTGGCAAAGCGGACCAGGACAAACAGGAACTGCAGGAAAAAGCGCTGCAACTGCGTCAGGCACTGGCTGGCAAATACGAACGGTATCTGGATTCCTCAAACCCGGATGTCATTCCCTACTGCCGGCGGGGGAGTCAAGCGGACTATCTGTTTGTGGTGAACGATCGCCGCGAATTTGGTGATTATGTAGGCCAGCATGGGCGCGTGATGGAGAATGGAGTGCCCGCTGCGACAACCTTATCGCTGAATCGGTCCGCAGGTTACCTGTATGACCTGGTGCGGCATCAGCCTGTCTCGACGAAACAGGCTGGGGCAAAGCAGACGGCTGTGATTCAACTGGCACCCGGTTCAGGCGGGATTTATCTCTCGTCAGACCAACCGATTTCCGGTGTAACGGTGCAGGCGCCGGAAAAACTGAAACGTGGAGAAAGCGGCACGATTTCCCTCAAAGTCATCGATCCACAGGGGCAGCCGGTGTCTGCGGTGATTCCGGTCGAAGTTTCGATCGAGGATGCCGAAGGGCGTGTGGCAGAATTTTCCGGTTACCGGGCACTGGTAGACGGGAAACAGGATTTTCAGATTCAGATCGCGCCCAATGACAAGGCGGGGGTCTGGTGCATTCGCGTCAAAGAGCTGGCTTCCGGGAAAAGCACGTCTGCCTTTTTCCGGGTGAGCGATGACAATTCTGCCGTGAAACCCCACGGGCGCAATATTAAGGGGTTTAATCCGGAACAGCCTGCCGGCTGA